In Cydia fagiglandana chromosome 9, ilCydFagi1.1, whole genome shotgun sequence, a single window of DNA contains:
- the LOC134667482 gene encoding nucleolar protein 12: protein MGKRKTKNQEKKKKITLVFDESQRKDYLCGFRKRKLERKKKAQEEIQRLLKEEKKRIKQENKESYKKLVVSSRPLPDIEQLLKEEYEDDDVNVKIVELSSDTLQKKDLVIGENRPQEKIEKKSIKKPKVTSAESVPGMGSDTEMESADEEENDDNDKDDKKPKSKKELKHMLMQQAKKKMQKSKVFQMKSKLDRVQNKKKSHQKKEHMARTKAKSGKPGKPRKEKSKKNFGRRKH from the exons ATGGGAAAACGTAAAACCAAAAATCaagaaaagaagaaaaaaataacTCTAGTGTTCGACGAAAGCCAAAGAAA GGATTACTTGTGCGGTTTCCGTAAGAGAAAGCTTGAAAGGAAGAAAAAGGCTCAAGAAGAAATTCAGCGTTTATTGAAGGAAGAGAAGAAAAGAATAAAACAAGAG aataaaGAGTCCTACAAAAAACTTGTAGTCTCCAGTAGACCCTTACCTGACATTGAACAGCTACTTAAAGAAGAGTATGAAGATGATGATGTAAATGTCAAAATAGTTGAACTGTCATCAGacactttgcaaaaaaaagACTTGGTTATAGGTGAGAACAGACCTCAAGAAAAAATAGAAAAGAAATCTATCAAAAAACCAAAAGTAACTTCAGCGGAAAGTGTTCCTGGCATGGGTTCAGATACTGAAATGGAATCTGCTGATGAAGAGGaaaatgatgataatgataaagatgataaaaaaccaaaatcCAAAAAAGAGTTAAAACATATGCTGATGCAGCAAGCAAAGAAGAAGATGCAGAAGAGCAAAGTATTCCAAATGAAGAGCAAGTTGGACAGAGTACAAAATAAGAAGAAATCTCACCAAAAGAAGGAACACATGGCCAGGACAAAGGCCAAATCGGGCAAACCTGGCAAACCAAGAAAGGAGAAGTCGAAAAAGAATTTTGGTAGaagaaaacattaa
- the LOC134667662 gene encoding uncharacterized protein LOC134667662, whose product MNDLNDLVNQLPPPFILLGDFNSHHYYWGSERCDTRGRIIADWLDSHDNIVLLNTDQPTHFDSSTGRTSNIDLTIASQNIASYFEWNAFDDLYDSDHFPILVKSLVNDVTPTSNCMTKRWKFHAADWSQFREEIDNNISKLIDLDHDTDITINDIVTNFSNFILEVAEKCIPKSSGNCKRKNLVPWWNEECKIAIKEAKKAQRLYYKCAKNDHDSKLKIDYKKKRSKARRLLKDSSRNYWEKFISSINSQTPIGILWKKIQKINKKNIRWDTIVLQHLDGILSADPVANADLLAKTFASNSSSIFYNFKASQEVQSKFDITDNSNKINKDLSMHELLILMSSACVGRTRRLMSTYATCEPVLTSLTLQTTNTSTDARDCSLLVLSNKVTE is encoded by the exons ATGAATGATTTAAATGATTTAGTCAATCAACTACCTCCCCCATTCATCTTGTTAGGCGACTTTAATAGTCATCATTATTATTGGGGATCAGAAAGATGCGATACTAGAGGTCGAATAATAGCCGATTGGTTAGACTCTCATGACAACATAGTCTTACTAAATACAGATCAACCCACACATTTTGATAGTAGCACAGGTCGCACAAGTAATATTGATCTAACAATAGCTTCACAAAATATTGCTTCATATTTTGAATGGAATGCTTTTGATGACCTATATGACAGCGATCACTTTCCAATTTTGGTTAAATCCTTAGTCAATGATGTAACACCTACCTCCAATTGTATGACAAAAAGATGGAAATTCCATGCAGCTGATTGGTCGCAATTTCGAGAAGAAATTGATAACAATATTAGTAAATTAATTGACTTGGATCACGATACCGACATTACTATTAATGACATAGTTACCAatttttctaattttattttggaaGTAGCAGAAAAATGTATACCTAAGTCTTCAGGCAATTGTAAAAGAAAGAACTTGGTACCATGGTGGAACGAAGAATGTAAAATAGCTATTAAAGAAGCAAAAAAGGCTCAAagattatattataaatgtgcTAAGAATGATCATgattcaaaattaaaaattgattATAAGAAAAAGAGATCTAAAGCTAGAAGATTACTTAAAGACAGTAGTAGAAATTATTGGGAAAAGTTTATTTCATCTATTAATAGTCAAACACCAATAGGTATTCTGTGGAAAAAGATCCAAAAAATTAATAAGAAAAATATTAGATGGGACACTATAGTATTGCAACATTTAGACGGAATTTTAAGTGCTGATCCTGTTGCAAACGCAGATCTACTGGCTAAGACATTTGCTTCAAATTCCAGttctatattttataattttaaagctTCACAAGAGGTTCAAAGTAAATTTGATATTACTgataattctaataaaataaataaggatCTGTCCATGCATGAGTTATT AATCCTTATGTCATCTGCCTGCGTGGGCCGCACCAGACGGCTCATGTCCACCTACGCCACGTGCGAGCCTGTACTGACGTCATTAACCCTTCAAACGACGAatacgtcaactgacgcgcgcgacTGCAGCCTCCTTGTGCTTTCCAAcaaggtcacagaataa